Proteins from a genomic interval of Trachemys scripta elegans isolate TJP31775 chromosome 25, CAS_Tse_1.0, whole genome shotgun sequence:
- the EFNB3 gene encoding ephrin-B3 encodes MALRTSLLGLSIGLLFSLLELWVISAVSLEPVYWNTANKKFQAAGGYVLYPQIGDRLDLICPRSRPPGPFSAEEYEYYKLYLVPGEQARACEILRAPNLLLTCDRPEHDVRFTIKFQEFSPNLWGHEFKSNQDYYIISECLDAWVLPQLVGLGARSDAFPSCLSAPGEGSPGNQPPWPRGGCLSAPGEGSPGNQPPWPRGGCLSALGEGSLGNQPPCPRGGRISVLGEGSLGADAS; translated from the exons ATGGCATTGAGGACTTCATTGCTCGGACTCTCTATAGGGTTACTGTTTTCCTTGCTGGAGCTTTGGGTTATATCAGCTGTGAGCCTGGAGCCTGTATACTGGAATACAGCAAATAAAAA GTTCCAGGCGGCGGGCGGCTACGTCCTGTACCCGCAGATCGGCGACCGGCTGGACCTGATCTGCCCGCGGTCCCGCCCGCCGGGCCCCTTCTCAGCAGAGGAGTACGAATATTACAAGCTGTACCTGGTGCCGGGTGAGCAGGCCCGGGCGTGCGAGATCCTGCGGGCCCCCAACCTGCTCTTGACGTGCGACCGGCCCGAGCACGACGTGCGATTCACCATCAAGTTCCAGGAATTCAGCCCCAACCTGTGGGGCCACGAATTCAAGAGCAACCAGGACTACTACATCATCAGTGAGTGCCTggacgcctgggttctcccccAGCTTGTGGGGCTGGGAGCGAGGTCTGATGCATTTCCCTCCTGCCTCTCCGCGCCGGGCGAGGGGTCCCCGGGTAACCAGCCGCCTtggcccagaggtggctgcctctcCGCGCCGGGCGAGGGGTCCCCGGGTAACCAGCCGCCTtggcccagaggtggctgcctctcAGCGCTGGGCGAGGGGTCCCTGGGTAACCAGccgccctgccccagaggtggccgcatctcaGTGCTGGGCGAGGGGTCCCTGG GCGCTGACGCTTCCTGA
- the WRAP53 gene encoding telomerase Cajal body protein 1 encodes MEAETLAGDACVDDPAGGAAGSPETSAQLSPRAMEAETLAGDACVDDPAGGAAGSPEPPAKLARQNGSPGGEAPGAGSMPQEDPGWELAGGEGQAEAGNEVAEDGGPGPEWEEEYYLPGYEFLGPPKLLTGAWGEYGCLLENFLKGCKWAPDGSCLLTNSADNTLRIYNLPPELYCQEWGAVAEMSPVLRMAEGDTVYDYCWFPLMSSADPPTCFFASSSRDNPVHVWDAFRGDLRATFRSYNHLDELTAAHSLCFTPDGSQLFCGFDKTVRVFETERPGRVCESRPTFVKKQGQCGIISCIAFSPAQPLYSCASYSRTVGLYSRAEGAPLAMLQGHRGGVTHALFSPDGTRLFTGGRKDPEILCWDLRQPGRVLFSMHRTVATNQRLYFDLEPSGQFLLSGTTEGLVSVWDTAQPPTGDPKPVLEPVLQFQALQDCVNGISLHPSLPLLASASGQREFPEPWDSSEEDEEGEPRPPQRPARGQNCLQLWWCGESRGHSPAP; translated from the exons GGAGGCAGAGACTCTCGCTGGCGATGCCTGTGTGGATGATCCGGCCGGGGGAGCTGCCGGGTCCCCGGAGACGTCTGCCCAGCTGAGCCCCCGGGCGATGGAGGCAGAGACTCTCGCTGGCGATGCCTGTGTGGATGATCCGGCCGGGGGAGCTGCTGGGTCCCCGGAGCCGCCCGCCAAGCTGGCCCGGCAGAACGGCTCGCCCGGGGGCGAGGCGCCGGGGGCGGGATCCATGCCGCAGGAGGACCCAGgttgggagctggctggtggagaggggcaGGCGGAAGCAGGGAACGAAGTGGCGGAGGATGGAGGACCGGGACCGGAGTGGGAAGAGGAGTACTA ccTGCCGGGCTACGAGTTCCTGGGGCCCCCCAAACTGCTGACGGGCGCCTGGGGCGAATACGGCTGCCTGCTGGAGAACTTCCTCAAGGGCTGCAAGTG GGCCCCCGACGGCTCCTGTCTCCTGACCAACAGCGCTGACAACACCCTGCGCATTTACAACCTGCCCCCTGAGCTCTACTGCCAGGAGTGGGGGGCCGTGGCCGAGATG AGCCCCGTGCTGCGAATGGCCGAGGGAGACACCGTCTACGACTACTGCTGGTTCCCGCTGATGAGCTCCGCCGACCCACCCACCTGCTT CTTTGCCAGCAGCAGCCGGGACAACCCTGTCCATGTGTGGGACGCTTTCCGCGGGGACCTGCGGGCCACATTCCGCAGCTACAACCACCTG GATGAGCTGACGGCCGCTCACTCCCTCTGCTTCACCCCCGACGGCTCCCAGCTATTCTGCGGGTTCGATAAGACCGTGCGGGTGTTCGAGACGGAGCGCCCGGGCCGGGTGTGCGAGAGCCGTCCCACTTTTG TGAAGAAACAGGGGCAGTGCGGTATCATCTCCTGCATCGCCTtcagcccggcccagcccctctACTCCTGTGCCTCCTACTCCCGGACGGTGGGGCTGTATTCGCGGGCCGAGGGTGCGCCGCTGGCCATGCTGCAGGGCCACCGGGGCGGCGTCACTCACGCCCTCTTCTCCCCCGACGGCACCCGGCTCTTCACCGGTGGGCGCAAG GACCCCGAGATCCTGTGCTGGGACCTGCGGCAGCCGGGCCGGGTTCTGTTCTCCATGCACCGCACCGTGGCCACCAACCAGCGCCTCTACTTCGACCTAGAGCC gagcgGCCAGTTCCTGCTGAGCGGTACCACGGAGGGGCTGGTCTCAGTGTGGGACACGGCTCAGCCCCCGACCGGAGACCCCAAGCCGGTGCTGGAACCCGTGCTGCAATTCCAGGCCCTGCAGGACTGCGTCAATGGGATCAG cctgcaccccagccttcCCTTGCTGGCCAGCGCGTCCGGCCAGCGCGAGTTCCCGGAGCCATGGGACAGCAGTGAGGAGGACGAggaaggggagcccaggccccctCAGCGCCCGGCTCGCGGCCAGAACTGCCTCCAGCTGTGGTggtgtggggagagcagggggcacAGCCCTGCCCCGTGA